Proteins encoded within one genomic window of Natator depressus isolate rNatDep1 chromosome 1, rNatDep2.hap1, whole genome shotgun sequence:
- the LOC141981016 gene encoding olfactory receptor 52P1-like, translated as MAAFNLTLSDPSIFNLTGIPGLEATHIWVSISFSMFYIISLLGNVTVLSVVGKEQRLHKPIYLLLCMLALTDIGISTSVIQKVLCIFLFNLKGITVGGCLTQMFFLYAVSVMKSAVLVIMAFDRYVAICNPLRYTTILTNTRIAKLGLVGLIRAVLFILPLPLLLKGQPFCANRIIPHTYCEHIAVAKISCGDITVNRTYGLVITFVVIGLDLMLVALSYSLVIRAVLRISSKKAHQKALNTCTAHICVILTSYASCLFSNLTHRFGQGITSNVHIILANLYFLIPPMLNPIIYGVKTKELRDKVGKYICGV; from the coding sequence ATGGCAGCTTTCAACCTCACCCTGTCTGACCCTTCAATATTCAACCTAACAGGAATCCCTGGCTTGGAAGCTACCCACATCTGGGTTTCTATCTCTTTCTCTATGTTCTACATTATCAGCCTGTTGGGAAATGTCACCGTTCTATCtgttgtaggcaaagagcagagACTGCACAAGCCTATttacctgctgctctgcatgctggcgcTCACAGACATCGGCATCTCTACCTCTGTTATACAGAAGGTGCTGTGTATATTTTTGTTCAATTTGAAAGGCATTACTGTGGgtggctgcctcacccagatgttcttccttTATGCAGTTTCTGTTATGAAGTCAGCTGTCCTTGTGATAATGGCCTTCGATCGCTACGTTGCCATctgtaaccctctgagatacaccaccatcctcaccaacacacgaatagctaagctagggctagtgggtttgataagagctgttctcttcattctgcccctgcccctgcttctgaaggggcagccattctgtgccaaccgCATTATCCCCCACACGTACTGTGAGCACATAGCTGTGGCGAAGATATCTTGTGGGGACATCACAGTCAACAGGACGTACGGTTTGGTGATAACGTTTGTAGTCATCGGGTTAGACCTGATGCTCGTTGCCCTGTCCTACAGTTTAGTCATCAGGGCTGTTCTCAGAATCTCCTCCAAGAAAGCCCATCAGAAAGCTctcaacacctgcacagcccacatctgtgtgatACTGACGTCTTATGCTTCCTGCCTCTTCTCTAACCTGACACACCGATTCGGTCAGGGCATCACTTCCAACGTGCACATCATCTTGGCCAACCTCTATTTCCTCATCCCCCCCATGCTCAACCCTATTATTTATGGGGTCAAAACAAAAGAGCTTCGTGACAAAGTGGGCAAATACATATGCGGAGTATGA